Within Micromonospora parathelypteridis, the genomic segment GCCGCCCGAGGCGCGAAGTCTCCGACCTGCCCCACAGCCTGCGCAGCCGAGCCGGGATGAAGTCCTCGCTGGTCATGGCCCCCTCGTTCGCCTTCACGGAAACAGGCACCATCATGTCAGACCGCATTAGTTTGCCTGTGATACTTTCTCGGACATACTAATGCAGGCTTCGGGGAGGACGACCATGAGCATTGACACGGCACCACGGCGGACATCGAGAGGGCCGGTCCTGCGCGCCGAACGCGCCCTCGCGCCGGATCTGACCCGGGGAGCGATGCTGCTGATCATCGCCCTGGCCAACGTCGCCGGGGTCGTCTTCGCCGGCGAGCCCGGCCTGGATGCCACACCGGTCGGCCTCGACCGCGGCCTCAACTTCCTGCTCTTCGAGCTCGTGCACGCACGCGGCTACCCGGTCTTCGCCGTGATGTTCGGCTACGGACTGGTTCAGCTCGCCCGGCGCCAGGACGCCGCCGGCGCCACGCCCCGGCAGGTCCGCTCGGTGCTGCTGCGCCGCAACCTCTGGCTCGTCGCCTTCGGGTTCGCCCACGCCGCGCTGCTGTACTACGGCGACTTCCTCGGCGCGTACGGCATCGTCGGGGTCGTGATGACCGTCCTGCTGCTGCGCCGCGGCGAGAAACTCCACCGGATCGTCCTGGTGCTCTGGGCGCTGATGGCGGTCGAGGTCCTGATCCTCGGCGCCATCGTGGCGAGCAGCATGGCGGGCTCAGGCGGATCAGCACCGCTGCCGGCGGGCCACGTCGACTCACTCGCCGCGTCCGACTACCTGGCCTCCATCGCGGATCGCCTCGGCGAGTGGCCGACGCACACGCTGACCGTCGTTCCCTTCATCGTCATCGCCTGGCTGGGCATGTGGGCCGCCCGCCGCCGCGTCCTGGAGGAGCTGACCCGGCACCGGGCCCTGCTCCGGTGGACCGCGGCCCTGGGGCTCGGCATCGCCACCGCCGGGGGTCTGCCGGCCGCTCTGGTCAGCGCCGGATGGCTGCACGTCGACGAACCGACCGCCAACCTGATCCTCATGCTCCACGGTGCCAGCGGCATGTTCGCCGGTCCGGGCTACGCGGCGCTCTTCGGCCTGGTCGCCCTGCGGGTGACCCGGCCCGGTCCCGTCGTCGGTGCGCTCAGCGCCCTGGGCCAACGTTCCCTGTCCGGGTATCTGTTCCAGTCGGTGGCGTGGCTCCTCCTCCTGGCGCCCTTCACGCTCGCCCTGGGTCAGCGCCTCGGCAACCCCACGGTTGCCGGTGTGCTCATCGCGGTCACCATCTGGCTGGTATCCGTGCTGATCGCGAGCCTGCTCCACAGGCGCGGGCAGGCCGGACCGGCCGAGGTCGTCCTACGCCGGCTCACCTACGGGCCTCGAACCTAGGTCTGCGCCGCTACCGCGCAGAGTTGTCCGCGGGAGGCCGTCGACGGTCGAAGATGGTCAAGGGTGTGACACGGCTACCGGGTCACACCCTTGACACATCTACTGGGTCAGCAGCCGATCCGACTGGCCCCGATCGCGACATCGTCGTACCAGAGCGTGTCGGCTCCGGCACCGTAGCTCTCCCAGCCCAGCTTCAGGTCGGCGAGCTGCGGCCGCCAGGTGCGGTTGTACCACTGGCCGTCGATGTCGTGCGTCGGCACACCGTCCGCGGTCAGCCCGGTGATGGCGGTGCCGTCCAGCCAGGTACGGAGCTGACCGCCCGCACCATCCACCATGAACTCCAGACACGACCAGCGGTTGGTGGGCAGCGGCACGCTCTGCGCCACCCCGGCCGGACTCTGCTCGGGCAGGGTCGCGTCGTCGGAGGCGCGGTTCCACTGCACGGCGCCGTTCTGGCCGCCCAACCGCAGGTCCTTGTTGCTGTCGGCCGCGTCGGTCATCGCCATCATCGTGGTGTGATCGGTGGGCTGGGCGGTGGTGTGCCGGACCCAGATCCGGCCGTACCGGACACTGCCCAGGCTGCTGAGGTTCTTCGTGGACCGGATGAAGACGTGGTTGCAGTACCCGGCGGCGCCGTTGATCCGGACCGCCCGGCTGCCACTGTGCGTGGTTGCCGTGTCGATGGTGGCCGTGCCGGCGCCGGAACAGTCCGGGCTCACCACCGTCCAGTCGCCGGACGGCGTCGAGCCGGTCTGGTTCTCGAAGCCGTCGCAGAGCACCGCCCCGGCACACCCGGTCGGAGGCGCCGTGGTCGGCGGCGCCGTGGTCGGAGGCGCCGTGGTCGGCGGCGCCGTGGTCGGAGGCGCCGTGGTCGGCGGCGCGGTGGTCGGCGGCGCAATGGTCGGCGGCGCGGTGGTCGGCGG encodes:
- a CDS encoding DUF418 domain-containing protein, which gives rise to MSIDTAPRRTSRGPVLRAERALAPDLTRGAMLLIIALANVAGVVFAGEPGLDATPVGLDRGLNFLLFELVHARGYPVFAVMFGYGLVQLARRQDAAGATPRQVRSVLLRRNLWLVAFGFAHAALLYYGDFLGAYGIVGVVMTVLLLRRGEKLHRIVLVLWALMAVEVLILGAIVASSMAGSGGSAPLPAGHVDSLAASDYLASIADRLGEWPTHTLTVVPFIVIAWLGMWAARRRVLEELTRHRALLRWTAALGLGIATAGGLPAALVSAGWLHVDEPTANLILMLHGASGMFAGPGYAALFGLVALRVTRPGPVVGALSALGQRSLSGYLFQSVAWLLLLAPFTLALGQRLGNPTVAGVLIAVTIWLVSVLIASLLHRRGQAGPAEVVLRRLTYGPRT
- a CDS encoding cellulose-binding domain-containing protein, whose translation is MTILRARPASTLAVVAALAAVTATGTALLTGPAAAAQGCRVDYTPNQWPGGFTASIKVAPGDTAVSNWTVTWTYAGDERVTSGWNATVTQSGSTVTARNMSYNGSVPAGGSTEFGVQGTFGSGGGVPTGFSLNGVPCNGAGPTPTIAPPTTAPPTIAPPTTAPPTTAPPTTAPPTTAPPTTAPPTTAPPTGCAGAVLCDGFENQTGSTPSGDWTVVSPDCSGAGTATIDTATTHSGSRAVRINGAAGYCNHVFIRSTKNLSSLGSVRYGRIWVRHTTAQPTDHTTMMAMTDAADSNKDLRLGGQNGAVQWNRASDDATLPEQSPAGVAQSVPLPTNRWSCLEFMVDGAGGQLRTWLDGTAITGLTADGVPTHDIDGQWYNRTWRPQLADLKLGWESYGAGADTLWYDDVAIGASRIGC